Genomic segment of Myxococcus stipitatus:
GGTGAGCGAGGGGACGATGAGCCGGGGCAGGTGGGCGCGACCCGCCGCGGTCAGCACGTTCATCGTGCCGATGACCTCCAGCTCGTGCGCCAGGGAGCCGTTGCGGATGGGGCCGAAGAGGAAGGCCAGGTGGTAGAGCGCGTCGACGGGCCGCTCGGAGAGCGCGTCGGTGAGCTCGCTCTCGGCGTCGTGCCGGGTGAGGTCCACGCGGTGGAACTCCACCTTGTCCCCCTCCGGACGCACCACGTCCAGCACGAGGATGCTCTCCACATCGGGGTCCCGCTCGAGGCGCGGCAGCAGCAGCTTGCCGTACTCGCCGCTGGCTCCCGTCACCGCGACGCGCAACCGTCCCTTGCCTGGTCGTGTCACGTCCATACGCGGGTTCTCCTGTTAGCCCAGCCGCCCTCGAATGTCAGCCTGCACCGGGCTGCTCTTGCTGGACAACGTCCGCCGGGTGGCGGAGGGTGGATGGCTGCCATGGCACGCATCGCCCGTCTCAGTGACGTCCTCATCAACAAGATTGCCGCCGGTGAGGTGGTGGAGCGGCCCGCGTCCGTCGTGAAGGAGCTGGTGGAGAACTCCATCGACGCGGGCTCGAGCACCATCCGCGTGGACCTGGCCGGCGGGGGCGTGGACCGCATCATCGTGTCGGATGACGGGCACGGCATGGGTCGGCACGACGCCATCACCTGCCTGGAGCGCCACGCCACCAGCAAGCTGCGGGAGCTGGACGACCTGTTCCACATCGACTCCATGGGCTTCCGGGGGGAGGCGGTGCCGGCCATCGCCTCCGTGTCCCGCTTCTCCCTGCACACCGCGGAGGTGGGCGCGGACGTGGGCACCCGCGTGACGCTGGAGGGTGGGGTGGACACCGTGGTGGAGGACGCCCCGCCGCGCGTGGGCACCGTCATCACCGTGGAGGACCTCTTCTTCAACGTGCCCGCGCGCCGCAAGTTCCTGCGCCGGGGCGACACCGAGCTCAAGCACGCCGAAGAGGCCGTCGTGCGCCTGGCGCTGGCCAACCCGGACGTGGCCTTCTTCGCGACCCACGAGGGCAATGAGCTCTTCTCCAGCGCGGCCTGTCCGGAGGACCCCCGCGAGCGCATCGCCGCCGCGCTCGGGCCCGCGGCGCACCCGCACCTGTTCCCGGTGGAGGAGCGGCGGCTGGGCGTCAGCGTCACCGGCTACGCGGCCTCGCCCGAGTTCACCTTCCCCAACGCGCGCGGGCTCTACACGTTCGTCAACCGCCGCTACGTGAGGGACCGGGGCCTCATCGGCACCATCCAGCGCGCGTACCAGGACTTCCTCGCCGCCGGGCGCCAGCCCGTGGTGGTGCTCCACATCGACGTGGACCCCATCGCGGTGGACGTCAACGTTCACCCGCAGAAGCTGGAGGTCCGCTTCTCCGACGCGCGAGGCGTGCAGGAGGCCATCAGCGCCGCTCTGAACCGGATGCTGCGCGCGGCCCCGTGGCTGGGGGCGGGCGTGGACCCCAGCGCCTCGGGGGCTCCGCAGCCGCTCGACGCCGCCCACTACGCGCTCGCGGTGGAGCGCTTCCTCACCCGCGCGCAGGAGGCCTCCTGGGGCGCGCCGCTGCCCACCACGCTGGATGCCGCGACGGGGGGCGCACCGACGCCGGTGCCACTCTCCGGTGCGCCGGGCGCCATGGCCGCGATTCCGTCCGCGCTGCCTTTCGCGAGCGGCGCGGTGGGCCGGGCCCCCGCGTTCGGCGAGGCCCAGCCCCAGCTCAACGAGGCACCGCCTCCGGGCTACTTCGCCGCGCTCCGTCCCATGGGAATGCTGGGCGGGCGCTTCCACATCTGCGAGGGACCGGGCGGCACGCTGGTGGTCCTGGACCCACACGCCGCGCTGGAGCGCGCGCGCCTGACGACGTACCTGCGCATGCTGGATGACGAGAAGGGGCCTCCCGCGCCGTCCTTGTTCGGCACCACGCTGGAGTTCACCGTCCAGGTCGCGAAGTCCCTCGTCGAGGGGCGCGAGGCGCTGGCCCGCCTGGGCGTCGACGTGGAGCCCTTCGGCGGGACCAC
This window contains:
- the mutL gene encoding DNA mismatch repair endonuclease MutL, with translation MARIARLSDVLINKIAAGEVVERPASVVKELVENSIDAGSSTIRVDLAGGGVDRIIVSDDGHGMGRHDAITCLERHATSKLRELDDLFHIDSMGFRGEAVPAIASVSRFSLHTAEVGADVGTRVTLEGGVDTVVEDAPPRVGTVITVEDLFFNVPARRKFLRRGDTELKHAEEAVVRLALANPDVAFFATHEGNELFSSAACPEDPRERIAAALGPAAHPHLFPVEERRLGVSVTGYAASPEFTFPNARGLYTFVNRRYVRDRGLIGTIQRAYQDFLAAGRQPVVVLHIDVDPIAVDVNVHPQKLEVRFSDARGVQEAISAALNRMLRAAPWLGAGVDPSASGAPQPLDAAHYALAVERFLTRAQEASWGAPLPTTLDAATGGAPTPVPLSGAPGAMAAIPSALPFASGAVGRAPAFGEAQPQLNEAPPPGYFAALRPMGMLGGRFHICEGPGGTLVVLDPHAALERARLTTYLRMLDDEKGPPAPSLFGTTLEFTVQVAKSLVEGREALARLGVDVEPFGGTTVALKSVPPGLEGADARSLLEALARALPPRSAPLDAVTLAEAVRVMACHAARKAGAVPLTDAQLRGLLGELDRADFHPPCSHGTVVVLEMPLLELERRAR